The genomic DNA ACGTTCCAACGTTCCTATGACCCTCAAAAATAAATCCATATACCTCCCCGGCCACACCGGCCTCGTCGGCTCTGCGCTCCAGCGGCTGTTGCACAAGCGCGGCTGCCGTCGAATTATCACCGCTGACCTGAACCAGCTGGATCTGCGCCGGCAGCAGGATACCGAGGCGTTTTTTGCCAAAGAGCGG from bacterium includes the following:
- a CDS encoding NAD-dependent epimerase/dehydratase family protein; this translates as MTLKNKSIYLPGHTGLVGSALQRLLHKRGCRRIITADLNQLDLRRQQDTEAFFAKER